Proteins found in one Actinokineospora alba genomic segment:
- the ffh gene encoding signal recognition particle protein, producing MFDTLSDRLTSVLQNLRGKGRLTDADIDATAREIRIALLEADVALPVVRTFIAKIKERAKGAEVSGALNPAQQVIKIVNEELVAILGGETRRLNLAKTPPTVIMLAGLQGAGKTTLAGKLARWLKGQGHAPMLVACDLQRPNAVTQLQVVAERAGVAVYAPEPGNGVGDPVKVARDSLDEARRAQHDVVIVDTAGRLGVDEELMRQASDIRAAVSPDEVLFVVDAMIGQDAVTTAEAFRDGVGFTGVVLTKLDGDARGGAALSVREVTGMPIMFASNGEKLEDFDAFHPDRMASRILGMGDVLTLIEQAEQHFDQAQAEKAAAKIGTGELTLEDFLEQMLAVRKMGPIANLLGMLPGAGQMKDALAQVDEKSIDRLQAIIRGMTPAERNDPKIINASRRLRIAKGSGVQVREVNDLVNRFYDAKKMMQQMAGRFGMPGGRAAGKGKKGKKGKKGRGPTPPKMRGGMPGFPGGMPDLTQLPPSPQGGLPPGFGGLDQMPPGFDPSKLKFPKNK from the coding sequence GTGTTCGACACACTCTCCGACCGGCTCACATCCGTCCTGCAGAACCTGCGGGGCAAAGGCCGGCTCACCGACGCCGACATCGACGCGACCGCGCGCGAGATCCGCATCGCGCTGCTGGAAGCCGACGTCGCGCTGCCGGTCGTGCGCACCTTCATCGCGAAGATCAAGGAGCGGGCGAAGGGTGCCGAGGTCTCCGGCGCGCTCAACCCCGCCCAGCAGGTCATCAAGATCGTCAACGAGGAACTCGTCGCCATCCTCGGCGGCGAGACCCGACGGCTCAACCTGGCCAAGACCCCGCCGACCGTGATCATGCTCGCGGGTCTGCAGGGTGCCGGTAAGACGACCCTCGCGGGCAAGCTCGCCCGCTGGCTCAAGGGCCAGGGCCACGCGCCGATGCTGGTCGCCTGCGACCTCCAGCGCCCCAACGCCGTCACCCAGCTGCAGGTCGTCGCCGAGCGCGCGGGCGTCGCCGTCTACGCGCCCGAGCCCGGCAACGGCGTCGGCGACCCGGTCAAGGTCGCCCGCGACAGCCTCGACGAGGCCCGCCGCGCCCAGCACGACGTCGTCATCGTCGACACCGCCGGCCGCCTCGGCGTCGACGAGGAACTCATGCGCCAGGCGTCGGACATCCGCGCCGCCGTGTCGCCCGACGAGGTCCTCTTCGTCGTCGACGCGATGATCGGCCAGGACGCGGTCACCACCGCCGAGGCGTTCCGCGACGGCGTCGGCTTCACCGGCGTGGTCCTCACCAAGCTCGACGGCGACGCCCGAGGCGGCGCCGCCCTGTCGGTCCGCGAAGTGACCGGCATGCCGATCATGTTCGCCTCCAACGGCGAGAAGCTCGAAGACTTCGACGCGTTCCACCCCGACCGGATGGCCTCGCGCATCCTCGGCATGGGCGACGTCCTCACCCTGATCGAGCAGGCCGAGCAGCACTTCGACCAGGCGCAGGCGGAGAAGGCCGCGGCCAAGATCGGCACCGGCGAGCTGACGCTGGAGGACTTCCTCGAGCAGATGCTCGCGGTCCGCAAGATGGGCCCGATCGCCAACCTGCTCGGCATGCTCCCCGGCGCCGGCCAGATGAAGGACGCGCTGGCCCAGGTCGACGAGAAGAGCATCGACCGGCTGCAGGCGATCATCCGCGGCATGACCCCGGCCGAGCGCAACGACCCGAAGATCATCAACGCGTCCCGGCGACTGCGCATCGCCAAGGGCTCGGGCGTGCAGGTCCGCGAGGTCAACGACCTGGTGAACCGCTTCTACGACGCCAAGAAGATGATGCAGCAGATGGCGGGCCGCTTCGGCATGCCCGGCGGTCGCGCCGCGGGCAAGGGCAAGAAGGGCAAAAAGGGGAAGAAGGGCCGCGGCCCGACCCCGCCCAAGATGCGCGGCGGCATGCCCGGCTTCCCCGGTGGGATGCCCGACCTGACGCAGCTGCCGCCCAGCCCGCAGGGCGGCCTGCCGCCCGGCTTCGGCGGTCTCGACCAGATGCCTCCCGGCTTCGACCCGTCGAAGCTGAAGTTCCCCAAGAACAAGTGA
- a CDS encoding [protein-PII] uridylyltransferase, whose translation MTTGESSPTAADLVLARDRLLGQGARSASPSGQSTQSGHRLAPDTLREALTDLHEFWLTAAAAQAGVGGRGGGVALLAVGGLGRRELVPYSDLDLVLVHDGRKAVDTIAERLWYPLWNSGVGLDHSVRTVGEALDVAKADLRTALGLLDARHLAGDAEVAVRLATSAREQWRTGVRNRLGDLIESVKQRWRRAGEVAHWVEPDLKHGRGGLRDLGILDALSLAQLIDRPGADVVAAHTLLLDTRTELRRIAGRPRDIVRPQDGDEIAAALGLADRFALARALSGAGRSVAYAMDVALRSTGAANGKRVLGLLRRTPDRRPLDEGVVLHGSEVALARDADPGKDPGLLLRVAAASGRTGHPIAPGALSRLSDHAPEPRAPWPAEVRQDLVSLLGAGEGLTDVVEALDRTGLWARLFPEWGAVRDLPPRDAAHIWTVDRHLVQTTVNASRMVTRVSRPDLLLIGALLHDLGKGRDQDHSIVGAALATQVGARLGLSKQDVDTLSAMVRHHLLLPHTATRRDVEDEATVLRVVDVLGGDPVLLELLHALAEADSLATGPGVWTDWKAALTTDLVTRCRAAMAGEQLPGPIPLSVAQTELAEAVNATGKADFLVDTSDNVATITLAAKNRPGVLSRAAGVLALNLLEVHAASLVTHAGVAVGVFSVTPRFGSMPDPALLREQFLRAEAGSLPLADKLAAKERDYGGRAEDAPEPRVLWFDHEAGDEDGAAVVLELRAADRIGLLHSVASALERCGIDVLWARVATMGGSAVDSFSFVPGKAPGWRQTVESAVLRASK comes from the coding sequence ATGACAACGGGGGAAAGTTCCCCGACGGCGGCGGACCTGGTGCTCGCTCGTGACCGGCTTCTCGGTCAGGGTGCCAGGTCCGCCAGCCCGTCTGGGCAGTCGACTCAGTCGGGCCACCGGCTCGCACCGGACACGCTGCGCGAGGCGCTGACCGACCTGCACGAGTTCTGGCTCACCGCCGCCGCCGCGCAGGCCGGTGTCGGTGGCCGGGGCGGTGGCGTGGCGCTGCTGGCCGTCGGGGGGCTGGGCAGGCGCGAGCTGGTCCCGTACTCCGATCTGGACCTCGTGCTGGTGCACGACGGCCGCAAGGCGGTCGACACGATCGCCGAACGCCTCTGGTACCCGCTGTGGAACTCCGGTGTCGGGCTCGACCACTCCGTCCGCACGGTCGGCGAGGCGCTCGACGTCGCCAAGGCCGACCTGCGGACCGCGCTGGGCCTGCTCGACGCCCGCCACCTGGCGGGCGACGCCGAGGTCGCCGTCCGTTTGGCCACCTCCGCGCGCGAGCAGTGGCGGACCGGTGTGCGCAACCGGCTCGGCGACCTGATCGAGTCCGTCAAGCAGCGCTGGCGCCGCGCGGGCGAGGTCGCCCACTGGGTCGAACCGGACCTCAAACACGGCCGCGGCGGCCTGCGTGACCTGGGCATCCTCGACGCTCTCTCGCTCGCCCAGCTGATCGACAGACCCGGCGCCGACGTCGTCGCCGCCCACACTCTCCTGCTCGACACCCGCACCGAGCTGCGCCGCATCGCGGGCCGCCCGCGCGACATCGTCCGCCCCCAGGACGGTGACGAGATCGCCGCCGCCCTCGGCCTGGCCGACCGGTTCGCGCTCGCCAGGGCCCTGTCCGGGGCGGGCCGCTCGGTCGCCTACGCGATGGACGTCGCGCTGCGCTCCACCGGCGCGGCCAACGGCAAGCGGGTCCTCGGCCTGCTGCGCCGCACCCCCGACCGCCGCCCGCTCGACGAGGGTGTCGTGCTGCACGGCAGCGAGGTCGCGCTCGCCCGCGACGCCGACCCCGGCAAGGACCCGGGACTGCTGCTGCGCGTCGCCGCCGCCTCCGGCCGCACCGGCCACCCGATCGCCCCCGGCGCGCTGTCGCGGCTCAGCGACCACGCCCCCGAACCGCGCGCGCCGTGGCCCGCCGAGGTCCGCCAGGACCTGGTGTCGCTGCTGGGCGCGGGCGAGGGCCTGACCGACGTCGTCGAGGCGCTCGACCGCACCGGACTGTGGGCGCGGCTGTTCCCCGAGTGGGGCGCCGTGCGCGACCTGCCCCCGCGCGACGCCGCGCACATCTGGACCGTCGACCGCCACCTGGTGCAGACGACGGTCAACGCGTCCCGGATGGTCACCCGGGTGTCCCGCCCGGACCTGCTGCTCATCGGCGCGCTGCTCCACGACTTGGGCAAAGGACGCGACCAGGACCACTCGATCGTCGGCGCCGCGCTCGCCACCCAGGTGGGCGCTCGGCTCGGACTGTCCAAACAGGACGTCGACACGCTCTCGGCGATGGTCCGCCATCACCTGCTGCTGCCGCACACCGCGACCCGCCGCGACGTCGAGGACGAGGCCACCGTGCTGCGCGTCGTCGACGTCCTCGGCGGCGACCCGGTCCTGTTGGAACTGCTGCACGCCCTCGCCGAGGCCGACTCGCTGGCCACCGGACCCGGTGTGTGGACGGACTGGAAAGCCGCTCTCACAACGGATCTGGTCACCCGCTGCCGCGCCGCGATGGCGGGTGAACAGCTTCCCGGCCCGATCCCGCTCAGTGTCGCGCAGACCGAACTCGCCGAGGCGGTCAACGCCACCGGCAAGGCGGACTTCCTGGTCGACACCAGCGACAACGTCGCCACCATCACCCTCGCCGCGAAGAACCGGCCCGGCGTCCTGTCCCGAGCGGCAGGCGTCCTGGCGCTCAATCTCCTCGAAGTCCACGCGGCCTCGCTCGTCACGCACGCGGGCGTCGCGGTCGGCGTGTTCTCCGTGACCCCGCGCTTCGGCTCCATGCCGGACCCGGCGCTGCTGCGCGAGCAGTTCCTCCGCGCCGAAGCCGGATCCCTTCCCCTGGCGGACAAACTCGCCGCCAAGGAACGCGACTACGGCGGCCGCGCCGAGGACGCACCCGAACCCCGCGTGCTGTGGTTCGACCACGAGGCAGGCGATGAGGACGGCGCCGCGGTCGTCCTGGAACTGCGTGCCGCCGACCGCATCGGCCTGCTGCACAGCGTCGCGTCCGCTTTGGAGCGATGCGGAATCGACGTGCTGTGGGCGCGGGTCGCGACCATGGGCGGCTCGGCCGTCGACTCGTTCAGCTTCGTCCCCGGCAAGGCCCCGGGCTGGCGGCAAACGGTCGAGTCCGCGGTTTTGCGGGCCAGCAAATAG
- a CDS encoding P-II family nitrogen regulator, which yields MKLVTAIIKPFTLDDVKAALEQIGVLGMTVSEVQGYGRQKGHTEVYRGAEYSVDFVPKIRVEVLADDTTGDKVVDAIVEAARTGKIGDGKVWVTPVETVVRVRTGERGTDAI from the coding sequence ATGAAGCTGGTTACCGCGATCATCAAGCCCTTCACCCTCGACGACGTGAAGGCGGCGCTGGAACAGATCGGCGTGCTCGGCATGACGGTCTCCGAGGTCCAGGGCTACGGCAGGCAGAAGGGCCACACCGAGGTCTACCGCGGCGCGGAGTACTCGGTGGACTTCGTCCCGAAGATCCGGGTCGAGGTGCTGGCCGACGACACGACCGGCGACAAGGTCGTCGACGCGATCGTCGAGGCGGCGCGCACCGGCAAGATCGGTGACGGCAAGGTCTGGGTCACACCGGTCGAGACCGTGGTTCGGGTCCGCACCGGAGAGCGCGGGACGGACGCGATCTAG
- a CDS encoding ammonium transporter, which yields MNAGDTAWVLISAALVMLMTPGLAFFYGGMVRAKSVLNMLMMSFISLGVVTVLWVLYGYSLTFGNDLGGGLLGGFDFVNLGNIVGTLVGVAPADAAAPWVDGHQIPHVVFVVFQLMFAIITAALISGAIADRAKFWSWTIFIAFWVTIVYFPVAHWVFNFNGVTGTDFVGGWIANKLGALDFAGGTAVHINAGAAALALVLVLGKRKGWPREPMRPHNLPFVLLGAGLLWFGWYGFNAGSALGAGDLAGVAFLTTTAATAAAILGWLVVEQIRDGKPTTLGAASGAIAGLVAITPACGFVNPLGALAIGLVAGVLCALAVSLKFKLGYDDSLDVVGVHLVGGLTGTILIGLFATTSVNSAGKEGLFYGGGLDLLGKQAVAAGAVMAYSFVATLVIAFIIQKTIGFRVSAEAEATGIDEAEHAESGYEFSSLRSGGTTTIKHAEHTAEKVSATAGKEG from the coding sequence GTGAACGCAGGAGATACAGCTTGGGTGCTGATCAGCGCGGCTTTGGTCATGCTGATGACTCCCGGCCTCGCATTCTTCTACGGCGGTATGGTGCGCGCGAAGAGCGTGCTCAACATGCTCATGATGAGCTTCATCTCGCTCGGTGTTGTCACCGTGCTGTGGGTGCTCTACGGCTACAGTCTGACCTTCGGTAACGATCTCGGTGGCGGCCTGCTCGGCGGCTTCGACTTCGTCAACCTGGGGAACATCGTGGGCACCCTGGTCGGTGTCGCACCGGCCGACGCGGCGGCGCCGTGGGTCGATGGCCACCAGATCCCGCACGTCGTCTTCGTCGTCTTCCAGCTCATGTTCGCGATCATCACCGCGGCCCTGATCTCTGGTGCGATCGCGGACCGCGCGAAGTTCTGGTCGTGGACGATCTTCATCGCCTTCTGGGTGACGATTGTGTACTTCCCCGTCGCGCACTGGGTGTTCAACTTCAACGGCGTCACCGGCACCGACTTCGTCGGCGGCTGGATCGCCAACAAGCTCGGCGCGCTCGACTTCGCGGGCGGCACGGCGGTCCACATCAACGCCGGTGCCGCGGCCCTGGCGCTCGTGCTGGTGCTCGGCAAGCGCAAGGGCTGGCCGCGTGAGCCCATGCGGCCGCACAACCTGCCCTTCGTCCTGCTCGGCGCCGGTCTGCTGTGGTTCGGCTGGTACGGCTTCAACGCCGGCTCGGCGCTCGGCGCGGGTGACCTCGCCGGTGTCGCGTTCCTGACCACGACCGCCGCCACCGCGGCCGCGATCCTGGGCTGGCTGGTCGTGGAGCAGATCCGCGACGGCAAGCCGACCACGCTCGGCGCCGCTTCCGGCGCCATCGCGGGCCTGGTCGCCATCACCCCGGCCTGTGGCTTCGTCAACCCGCTCGGCGCCCTCGCCATCGGCCTCGTCGCCGGTGTCCTGTGTGCCCTCGCGGTGAGCCTGAAGTTCAAGCTGGGCTACGACGACTCGCTCGACGTCGTCGGCGTCCACCTGGTCGGCGGCCTGACCGGCACCATCCTGATCGGGCTCTTCGCCACCACGAGCGTGAACTCGGCGGGCAAGGAAGGCCTCTTCTACGGTGGCGGTCTCGACCTGCTCGGCAAGCAGGCGGTCGCCGCCGGTGCGGTCATGGCGTACTCGTTCGTCGCGACCCTGGTCATCGCCTTCATCATCCAGAAGACGATCGGTTTCCGGGTCTCCGCCGAGGCCGAGGCCACGGGCATCGACGAGGCCGAGCACGCGGAGAGCGGCTACGAGTTCTCCAGCCTGCGCTCCGGCGGAACCACGACCATCAAGCACGCCGAACACACCGCCGAGAAGGTCTCCGCCACCGCGGGTAAGGAAGGCTGA
- a CDS encoding (2Fe-2S)-binding protein, producing the protein MDAAPISLIQDAGWLSTQLALASRRYRTRDEPVLGVLWWYSASLVLLGPVVESSADPASVTLLVEPDGRVLSATASSLCTNPGPRLREVISASVGSLSGLTGASERALWAITTDSLANRVLWASGRPADAVALARAVGPELPVPRFVEVGGRTVVRRASCCLVYETPGADKCVSCPRQTPADRMARLARGV; encoded by the coding sequence GTGGACGCTGCCCCCATCTCGCTCATCCAGGACGCCGGGTGGCTCTCCACGCAGCTCGCGCTGGCGTCGCGGCGGTACCGGACCCGTGATGAGCCGGTACTGGGGGTCCTGTGGTGGTACTCGGCGAGCCTGGTGCTGCTCGGACCGGTCGTGGAGTCCTCGGCTGATCCGGCTTCGGTGACGTTGCTGGTGGAGCCGGACGGGCGGGTGCTCTCGGCGACTGCTTCTTCTTTGTGCACGAATCCGGGGCCGCGGCTGCGGGAGGTCATCTCGGCGTCGGTGGGGTCACTGTCTGGCTTGACCGGTGCGTCGGAGCGGGCGCTGTGGGCGATCACGACGGACTCGCTGGCGAACCGGGTGCTGTGGGCGAGCGGCAGGCCCGCTGACGCGGTCGCGCTGGCGCGGGCGGTCGGGCCGGAGCTGCCGGTGCCCCGGTTCGTGGAGGTCGGCGGCCGCACCGTGGTCCGCCGGGCGTCGTGTTGCCTTGTTTACGAGACGCCGGGCGCGGACAAGTGCGTCAGCTGTCCCCGACAGACTCCCGCCGACCGGATGGCGCGGTTGGCGAGAGGCGTCTGA
- a CDS encoding DUF6986 family protein: protein MRTMDGSFLAVLTNRLAEVDSARARRYPGDSGGRQPVHTCYVPADQATEDLPARWGAQALAAFDEHAPDPAAMAAIIGVPAALAPTVYDRVRAKLEHEPVEDLRVDFEDGYGIRDAATEDADALAAARLIRGWGLAGVGIRMKSFDTMELTHRAVDTLDLVLTELGTPPPGFVVTFPKVTGPEQVTALVELLDLFESRLGMPEGSLRFEIQIETTQAVIDHKGRFAIPRLIGAGAGRVSGLHFGTYDYTAACGLSAADQHLAHPACDFARNAMQVGAAGTGVRLSDGSSNVLPVGDNVRHGWLTHYELVRRSLSRGFFQGWDLHPAQLVSRYCAVFTHHLETAEADGARLAAYVSRTGGSVLDEPATAAALATSLTRGIDCGALTEAEVAGFCGLSPESLTALAQRRL from the coding sequence ATGCGAACGATGGATGGTTCCTTCCTCGCGGTGCTGACCAACCGTCTGGCCGAAGTGGACAGTGCGCGGGCGCGGCGCTACCCGGGCGACAGCGGCGGGCGCCAGCCGGTGCACACCTGCTACGTCCCAGCCGACCAAGCCACCGAGGACCTGCCCGCCCGGTGGGGCGCACAGGCACTGGCCGCCTTCGACGAGCACGCACCGGACCCGGCGGCGATGGCGGCCATCATCGGCGTGCCGGCGGCGCTCGCCCCGACGGTGTACGACCGGGTGCGCGCCAAGCTGGAACACGAACCCGTGGAAGACCTCCGCGTCGACTTCGAGGACGGCTACGGCATCCGCGACGCCGCCACCGAGGACGCCGACGCCCTGGCCGCGGCCCGCCTGATCCGCGGCTGGGGGCTGGCCGGTGTCGGCATCCGGATGAAGTCGTTCGACACCATGGAGCTGACCCACCGGGCGGTTGACACCCTCGACCTCGTGCTGACCGAACTCGGCACGCCACCGCCGGGGTTCGTGGTGACGTTCCCGAAGGTCACCGGCCCCGAGCAGGTCACGGCCCTGGTCGAGCTCCTGGACCTGTTCGAGTCGCGCCTGGGGATGCCGGAGGGCTCGCTGCGGTTCGAGATCCAGATCGAGACCACCCAGGCCGTGATCGACCACAAAGGACGGTTCGCGATTCCCCGCCTGATCGGCGCGGGCGCGGGGCGCGTCTCGGGCCTGCACTTCGGCACCTACGACTACACGGCCGCCTGCGGCCTCAGCGCCGCCGACCAACACCTCGCCCACCCGGCCTGCGACTTCGCCCGAAACGCCATGCAGGTGGGCGCGGCGGGCACTGGCGTCCGCCTGTCCGACGGCTCCTCCAACGTCCTGCCCGTCGGCGACAACGTCCGCCACGGGTGGCTCACGCACTACGAGTTGGTCCGCAGGTCGCTGTCGCGCGGCTTCTTCCAGGGGTGGGACCTGCACCCCGCCCAGCTGGTCTCGCGCTACTGCGCGGTGTTCACCCACCACCTGGAAACCGCGGAAGCCGACGGCGCCCGCCTCGCCGCGTACGTGTCCCGTACCGGCGGCTCAGTCCTCGACGAACCCGCCACCGCGGCCGCCTTGGCGACCTCGCTGACCAGAGGGATCGACTGCGGCGCCCTGACCGAAGCGGAGGTGGCCGGCTTCTGCGGACTTAGCCCGGAGTCGCTGACCGCACTCGCCCAACGCCGCCTTTGA
- the aceB gene encoding malate synthase A: MVDIKLLGEPVERDAEILTPDALEFVAGLHHVFADRRDELLRARVAKRERASREGRLDFLPETRDIRESDWRVAPAPPALTDRRVEITGPTDAKMAINALNSGARVWLADLEDANTPHWRNVMSGQVTLFDAARGQLEFTSPEGKHYAVDAERPATVVVRPRGWHLDEKHVLLDGRRAVGALVDFGLHFFHNARVAGPYYYLPKLESHLEARLWNDVFTHAERELGIAHGSVRATVLIETIPAAFEMDEILYELREHISGLNAGRWDYLFSLIKYFRDAGPEFVLPDRDAVTMTAPFMRAYTELLVRTCHRRGAFAMGGMAAFIPNRRSPEVTARALEKVREDKGREAGDGFDGSWVAHPDLVPVCREVFDAALGERPNQLDRLREDVSVTAADLLAVSATPGRATMAGLRSAIDIGVRYLESWLAGNGAAAIHNLMEDAATAEISRSLVWQWVRNKVVLDTGDQVTEDLVWAILAEEPESPAIELFAEVALAAEYVDFLTIPAYERI, translated from the coding sequence ATGGTCGACATCAAGTTGCTTGGCGAGCCGGTCGAGCGCGACGCGGAGATCCTGACCCCTGACGCCCTCGAGTTCGTCGCGGGGCTGCACCACGTGTTCGCCGATCGGCGCGACGAGCTGTTGCGGGCCAGGGTCGCCAAGCGGGAGCGGGCGTCGCGGGAGGGCAGGCTCGACTTCCTGCCCGAGACCCGCGACATCCGCGAGTCCGACTGGCGGGTCGCCCCGGCGCCGCCCGCGCTGACCGACCGCCGCGTCGAGATCACCGGCCCGACCGACGCCAAGATGGCGATCAACGCACTCAACTCCGGCGCCCGGGTGTGGCTGGCCGACCTGGAGGACGCGAACACCCCGCACTGGCGCAACGTCATGTCCGGGCAGGTCACGCTGTTCGACGCCGCGCGCGGGCAGCTGGAGTTCACCTCGCCCGAGGGCAAGCACTACGCCGTGGACGCCGAGCGGCCCGCCACGGTCGTGGTCCGCCCGCGCGGCTGGCATCTCGACGAGAAGCACGTCCTTCTCGACGGCCGCCGAGCGGTCGGCGCCCTCGTCGACTTCGGCCTGCACTTCTTCCACAACGCGCGGGTGGCCGGGCCCTACTACTACCTGCCGAAGCTGGAGAGCCACCTCGAAGCGCGGCTGTGGAACGACGTCTTCACCCACGCCGAGCGCGAACTGGGCATCGCCCACGGCTCCGTGCGCGCCACAGTCCTGATCGAGACCATCCCGGCCGCGTTCGAGATGGACGAGATCCTCTACGAGCTGCGCGAGCACATCTCCGGCCTCAACGCGGGCCGGTGGGACTACCTGTTCAGCCTGATCAAGTACTTCCGCGACGCGGGCCCGGAGTTCGTCCTGCCCGACCGCGACGCCGTCACCATGACCGCGCCGTTCATGCGCGCGTACACCGAACTGCTCGTGCGCACGTGTCACCGGCGCGGCGCTTTCGCGATGGGCGGGATGGCCGCGTTCATCCCGAACCGGCGCAGCCCGGAGGTCACCGCGCGGGCGCTGGAGAAGGTGCGCGAGGACAAGGGCCGGGAGGCGGGCGACGGCTTCGACGGCTCGTGGGTGGCCCACCCCGACCTGGTCCCGGTGTGCCGCGAGGTGTTCGACGCGGCGCTGGGCGAGCGGCCCAACCAGCTCGACCGGCTGCGCGAGGACGTCTCGGTGACGGCCGCGGACCTCCTCGCGGTGTCGGCGACCCCGGGCCGGGCCACGATGGCCGGGCTGCGCTCGGCGATCGACATCGGTGTCCGCTACCTGGAGTCCTGGCTGGCGGGCAATGGCGCGGCCGCGATCCACAACCTCATGGAGGACGCGGCGACCGCCGAGATCTCCCGGTCGCTGGTGTGGCAGTGGGTGCGCAACAAGGTCGTGCTCGACACCGGCGACCAGGTGACCGAGGACCTCGTGTGGGCGATCCTCGCCGAGGAGCCGGAGTCGCCCGCCATCGAGCTGTTCGCCGAGGTCGCGCTAGCCGCGGAGTATGTCGACTTCCTGACGATCCCTGCCTACGAGCGGATCTGA
- the ftsY gene encoding signal recognition particle-docking protein FtsY produces the protein MSQTLIVILIVAAVVLLAALVTGVVLAKRRRISLAEAKREVEKPKGGGYQAGGGISLTQGGPKATPPPHPVEDRTEVDGQPGVGDDASVPRDSPRRGIVDVTLPEDQLLDDIEDTADKDLADSIPVQGHGTTDRIPTQAGPTDIVPPPVIPEQPIGPHAPDMDEIAPTSGRLERLRGRLSRSRSAFGQGLLGLLGAGDLDEDSWTEVEDTLLLADLGAATTQEIVDRLRSELVARAVRTPEAARAVLREVLIDALHPDMDRAVRALPHGEGENKQPAVALVVGVNGTGKTTTTGKLARVLVADGRTVVLAAADTFRAAAADQLQTWADRVGAEVVRGKEGADPAAVAFDAVKRGIATGVDTVLIDTAGRLHTKTGLMDELGKVKRVVEKQAEVDEVLLVLDATTGQNGLTQARVFGEVVDVTGIVLTKLDGTAKGGIVFQVQRELGVPVKLVGLGEGADDLAPFDPAAFVDALLG, from the coding sequence GTGTCACAGACCCTGATCGTCATCCTCATCGTCGCCGCTGTCGTGCTGCTCGCCGCCCTGGTCACCGGTGTCGTGCTGGCCAAGCGCAGGCGCATCAGCCTGGCCGAGGCGAAGCGGGAGGTCGAGAAGCCCAAGGGCGGCGGTTACCAGGCGGGTGGCGGGATCAGCCTGACCCAGGGCGGTCCGAAGGCGACTCCGCCGCCGCACCCGGTCGAGGACCGCACCGAGGTCGACGGCCAGCCCGGTGTCGGCGACGACGCCTCGGTGCCGCGCGACTCGCCGCGTCGCGGGATTGTCGACGTGACGCTGCCCGAAGACCAGTTGCTCGACGACATCGAGGACACGGCCGACAAGGACTTGGCCGACAGCATCCCGGTCCAGGGCCACGGCACCACCGACCGCATTCCCACCCAGGCGGGCCCGACTGACATCGTGCCGCCGCCGGTCATTCCCGAGCAGCCCATCGGGCCGCACGCGCCCGACATGGACGAGATCGCGCCGACGTCGGGCAGGCTCGAACGGCTGCGCGGGCGCCTGTCCCGTTCCCGGTCCGCGTTCGGCCAGGGCCTGCTCGGTCTGCTCGGCGCCGGTGACCTCGATGAGGACTCCTGGACCGAGGTCGAGGACACCCTGCTGCTCGCCGACCTGGGCGCGGCCACCACGCAGGAGATCGTCGACCGGCTGCGCTCCGAACTCGTCGCGCGCGCCGTGCGCACCCCGGAGGCCGCCCGCGCGGTGCTCCGCGAGGTGCTGATCGATGCACTGCACCCGGACATGGACCGTGCCGTCCGCGCGCTGCCGCACGGTGAGGGCGAGAACAAGCAGCCCGCCGTCGCGCTCGTCGTCGGGGTCAACGGCACCGGCAAGACCACGACCACCGGCAAGCTCGCGCGCGTCCTGGTCGCCGACGGCCGCACGGTCGTCCTCGCCGCCGCCGACACGTTCCGCGCCGCCGCCGCCGACCAGCTGCAGACCTGGGCCGACCGGGTGGGCGCCGAGGTCGTGCGCGGCAAGGAAGGCGCCGACCCGGCGGCCGTCGCGTTCGACGCGGTCAAGCGCGGCATCGCGACCGGCGTCGACACCGTCCTGATCGACACCGCGGGCCGCCTGCACACCAAGACCGGCCTGATGGACGAGCTGGGCAAGGTCAAGCGGGTCGTGGAGAAGCAGGCCGAGGTCGACGAGGTGCTGCTGGTCCTCGACGCCACCACCGGGCAGAACGGGCTGACCCAGGCCCGGGTGTTCGGCGAGGTCGTCGACGTCACCGGCATCGTGCTGACCAAGCTCGACGGCACCGCCAAGGGCGGCATCGTCTTCCAGGTGCAGCGTGAGCTGGGCGTTCCGGTCAAGCTGGTCGGTCTCGGCGAGGGCGCCGACGACCTGGCCCCCTTCGACCCCGCGGCATTCGTGGACGCGCTGCTCGGCTGA